TAATAAAAAACGGTTACCGGGATATCCATGAGATACCAATACTAATGGAAAGGCTTTTTTCGTTTCTAAAGGCGCAGCATCTCTTACCGCTTTACCATGCAATTCAACCTGCTGTTTGCCATCGCGAATAAATGCGTTTAACACTGTATTGCCAGTACTACCCTGCTCTGCCGGATACCAAACCTCTAGGGTTAGTGGGCGGTCATAAGTAGGAAGTGGGTTTGGCTTAGCCTTAGTAGCATCAAGAGCAAGAATATCAATCTGCTTAGGGTTGACCACCTCAAGCTTGCGAACCCCAATAGCATACTCGCCATAGGCTGAAAGTGCTGGTGCATCAGAGCGTTGAGTATCAATTCTATTCTCTGCATAACTGCCTGTCGCACTACCTATGCATAACACAATACATAGGCCTTTAAACAAAATACTTTTACTAACACCCATACCTAACTTCCTTCCATACATTTTGATATTCCTAGTTAAATCAATAATTATGCTCACATAACTGTGACACTTTAGGGATAGCATTAAAAGCACATTAACCAAATTACGTATTAAATTTGGCCCACCCTACTTTTATGCCTCTACACCCCCTAAATTTACCGGTCTAATGCAAGACAAACCAGCAGCCTTATTGTTATAAACTTGTATAAATAAAACATATAACGACTATTTACGAACTAACAAAATCCACCACTAACAAACTTAACCCCATAAATAACATACACTTAACCAAAACAAATCAAATTCAAACTGACTTTGCATCCACCAAACACTTAATTAACAAAAAGATTCCAATTGATTTACTTTTTGGTTAAATTTTGACTATCTTCTGTCTTATATAAGACAAATGAGCAAGACAAAAAGATAAACAGGCATTACGCGTTAACTACAACGTAAGCGAAATTGAAGAGAAGACCGTCGGACACACGGCAAATATAACTGGACTAAACCCATAAAAAAGAATTCGTGGAGAACACCATGTTACTAAGACCTAGCACACTACATTCAAGTATTACTCGGGCATTAGCCATTGGTACTTGTATGACCATTGGCTTTGCTGCCAGCGCACAAGAAGCAGAACCTGCTGAGCCTAAAGGGCTCGAAAAAATAACCGTTACCTCACAAAAGCGTGTAGAAAGCTTAAATGAAGTGCCGGTTGCGGTTTCTGTTTTACGCGAAGACCAAATTAACGCTGCATTTTCTAACAACATTGAAGGTCTACAAGCATTAGTACCATCGGTCAGTTTCCGAAAAGGTAACACCACTCGGAACTCCGCCATTACCGTTCGTGGTATTGGGACTATTTCATTTAGTGTGGCTGCTGAGCCGAGTGTCTCTACAGTAGTAGACGGCGTTGTGTTAGGCCGTGCCGGTCAAGCGTTTGTTGACTTATATGACCTTGAGCGCATTGAAGTATTACGTGGCCCGCAGGGTACCTTGTTTGGTAAAAATGCGTCTGCCGGTGTGGTTAACATTACTACTAAACGCCCTTCTGATGAATTTGAAGGCACTGCGGAAGTATCCTTGTTTCAAGACAATGAATACCGTTTAAAAACCAGTCTATCTGGTGCGTTAAACGATAATGTAAACGGTAGCCTAACCGTACTTAAATCACAGTTCGACGGCTATATTAAAAACGTTTATAACAATGAAATGACCAACGGCTACGATAAAGAAGGCGTTCGTGCCATGCTTGATATGGAAGCGGGTAACGACACTGATGTGCTTTTCATCTTTGAAAACGTGAAATCTGATGATAGCTGTTGTGCCGATTTAGAACTTTCACCAAGTGGTCGTCACCCTGATTCTGAAGCACTACCTAACAGTACTGGTACTGGTGACTTAGATTTAGAACAGCGCCTTATTGATCATGACTTTGAAACTCGCACATTAGATGAAACCACAGGTTTCTCAATGCAAGTTGACACCATGTTTGGTGACCATCAGTTCACTTCAATCACGGCTTACCGCGATTGGGACAATACAGAATTCCGTGAAGGTGACTTCACCTCAACAGCGGGCACCCGTCCTTTCCCTGTGTTTGGCGAACCGTTTCAGTTACATGATATTGGCGCACAAAACTGGAAGCAAACGTCACAAGAATTCCGCATAGCATCGCCTGTGGGTGAGGCATTCGATTATCAAGTGGGTGCGTTCTGGTGGACACAAAAATCTGAACGTAACTTTACCCGTGATGCAAGTTGTCAAAATAACGATTTACAATTCCCTAAGGCTATCAGCGCTTACTTAACTGACACCTTAGGTATAGCTGATCCAACTGACGATCAAGTTAACCAGTTTATTGCTGATGAAGGTCTTAGCTGTAATTCAAACGATATTGTTAGCGCAACCGCTTACATGGAAACGCAGTTTGATAACTGGGCATTATTTGCTGATGGTAAATACCATATTAATGACGACTTGCGTCTGCTATTCGGTATTCGTTATACCGATGATGAAGTTAGCTACTCACATAACCGAAGCAGTAATGACCAATACAGCCGTACTGGTGTAGGTGTACGTAGCTTCGATACTGACTACAGCGGCAAGACTGACGAAACTAATGTATCAGGCAAGTTGGGTGTGCAGTATGACTTAACTGATAACAGCATGACTTATTTCACCTTCTCACAAGGCTACAAAGGCCCTGCGTTTAACGTGTTCTACAACATGTCAGACACAGATACCTTGCCTATTGGTGAAGAAACATCGGATGCTTACGAGCTAGGTTATAAGTACGCCAGCCGTGACATTATCTTCAATGCCGCTATCTTTAGAACAGATATCGACGGTTTCCAAGCGAATAACTCAGAATTGCTAGATGGCGTTACTATTACCCGCTTAACCAATGCTGGCTCAGTAACTACTCAAGGTTTCGAGTTTGACTTCATGTGGCAAGCAACAGATAACCTATCGTTAACCGGTGGTTTATCGAAAGTAGATGCTGAAGTGGATGAGTTCTTATGCCCAATAACCGATACAGATATCGATAACCCTTGTACTGGCAGTTCTGGCGCAGACTTACCTTTCTCTCCAGACCTTAAATACTCAGTAACCGGTGAGTACCTTTGGGAGATGGACAACATGGACATTATCTTAAACGGTTCTTACGTTTACACTGACGAAATGTTCGTTGGTGCACCAGGTGCGTTTGCAGAGGAAAACGATCCTGCTGTGTTACCAGACTATGCCATCCTTAATGCAAGCTTAGCGTTTTCGTTCCAAGATGATGACTACCGCATCAGCCTTATTGGTAAGAACTTGACCGACGAAAGCTATGTAACCACTTACAGTGGCGATAACTTCCGTTATCAAATCCCGCGTGATGCTGACCGTTACTTCGGTGTACAACTTCGCGCTAGATTCTAAAGACAAGTTATACATGTGTGTTTAAGGCGCCGTTGAGGCGCTTTTTTGTTCGCTTTTCACCCTTTGGGCCCAGTTATTAAGAGTGTGCATACCTTTCAACTGGGGTCTTATTTCCTTCGCGGCTTAAAACCAAAAGCCGTGTTGCGCTCGTGGTGTTGCAGCTCTGCCAAAGCCTGTTGCTGCTGTTCACTAGGCGTTAGCGTCGTGCAATTCGGCGACGTTACCTGCCATCCACCTTCGCCAACCGTGTTTTGGTGGGCATGATCTATTTGGTTATGACTTAGTTGGTTGTGTCTTGGTTGGCTATAACTTAGCTGGGTGCCATTTAGTTGAGTATGAAGACTGGGGGGAGATTTACTCTGATAACCTTTTCATCAAGCGAGAAGGTTGTATTAGATTGAAGGGCCGCAGGAACAACATGGGTAGCAACAATGACTAACCGCGAATGCGCACTCTCATTAATGACCTCTGCGACGCGCTGCTGTGCTTCGTAGTCTAGCCCTTCAAAAGGCTCATCAATTAACAACACATCGGGCATCGCTAGTAAGGCTCTGGCCAATGCTAAACGCTTACCTTCACCGCCAGATAACGCCCTTCCTCCTTTACCAACCCATTCAGCCAAGGTAGTAAGGTGCTGCAAACCAACCCGGGCTAAAACATTGTGCATAGCATCTTCGCTTATTCCAGACGCTGCCGGATCTAAATTGAGTTTAATAGTACCGGCCAAAATGATGGGTTGCTGTTCAACATAAATCCATTTTTCTAGCATGCCTTGCGGGGTGGCAACATTGTCTATAGAGCGTCGACCTTCAAAAGGAAGGAGCCCGCATATTGCTTGTAGTACGCTCGACTTACCGCACCCCGAATAGCCTTTAATCACATTCAGCCCTAATGCCTCAAACTGCATATTGACCGCTGGTAGGTTTCTTTCTTTAGCGATAAAACCCGTTAAAGAAAGTGACATGCTGGGTTTATGGGCATTTAGTAAGGGCAAAGGCTGGGTGTGCATTGCGTGTAGCTCTGCCTTGCTATGTCGCCACTTAGCAAGCTTCACGACACTGCTGAAAGTGGCGCTCGCCCAGTCCGGCGCAGCCAACAGCACCATTGGCGTAATGAGTGCTAGCGGAACAAAATAGGCTGCCGTATTGGCAGTCAAAACAACCAGCGCCACTAAAGTGAACACGCCACCTTGGAACAGCCACATAGCTTTAGACACTAGCGCCTGCTCTTTTAGTTGTGCATCTTGTACGCGCTGAGTAGAGGGTGCATTAAACAAGCCCTTTACCGTTTTTGACTTAAGGTGCCATAAACTACTTGCTTGAAAAAACGTCGCGCTTTGTTGCCGAAATTCAAGCTCTGCCTCAGCCGAACTAGCCACAGCTTTCAGTCCGTAAACCGCAGTAACAACGCTAATTACCAACCACACTATGGCTAGGGCTATGAAAAAACCATAACCTGGCACATTAATGAAATACCCCGTGAGCAACAAGCCTGTCATTAGCAACATAAATGAGGCTAATGGAGAAACCCACGCAATAAAAGCTGAGGCAAGTTGCTCAGTGTGGTTCGCGAGCGCTTCAACTGTCCATGCTTTGCTTTCAAGGCGTTTTGCCGCTAATTGCTCAAACACAGCTAACCGTGCTTTGGCAATTCGGGTTAATAAATCCTTGTGTCCTAGCCACATGGTGGTGTAACCAGAAGCGATACGAAGTAGTGCGAGCCCACGAATCACCACCGCAGGGATCACGTAGTTAAACCCTAAAGGAGCTATTGCGCTAATGGCAATAAACCAAGATGAAATGATAAGAATACTCAAACCCGCTATACCATGAAGCAAGGCTAAGCCCAGCGCGCCATACGCAGCCATTGATGTCTGCCCGGTGAGTGACGAAGACGCTTTTGATGTAGCTATACCTTGCGCAGATACAGCAGGCTGTAACGGTTTGGATTTCATTTCACTGTTACCTCGCCTTCTGCAATATGCCAATGCGCATCAAACCAGTGCGCTGGCAATAACTTATGCGATGCCCAAACAACGGTTTTGCCTTGTGTAACACGCGCAATAAGTTGTGACAGACGATGGTGTTGTTCATCGGGAATATGCGCGGTGGGCTCATCTAACAACCAAATATCAGGGTTTCTTAACAGTCCGCGAGCTAACGCAAGCCGCTGCGCTTCGCCACCAGAGAGGCTGGGATACTCGGTCATCAAGGTATCTAGGCCATTAGGCAGCGACGAAAGCCAATCCGCTAACTCAACTGAATTTAGCACCTCGCACAACGCACTATCGCTATAGTGGGCATCCAGTAAAAGGTTGTCTCTCACACTGCCAGGTAAAACAACTGGGGTTTGACTCACCCATACATAGCTTCCGTCAAAGCTTTGGGAAGCTTTACGCTGACCCGCTAGGGCCTCAAGCAATACCGTTTTACCGCTACCAGAAACGCCGTTTAGGCGAATATGCTCTCCTAAAGCAACCTTCAGGTGTTCGGCTTTAAGCAAGTTAGACACTCGAAAATCTTGCGCATCAAACCCCACAAACGGTTTGTTCTTCATTTCGCCTTTAGTCACTTCTCTTTCCTGGGCAGGCGCATTGTCGTTCAACGTAGTAAATAAGGGAAATAAACACTCGCTGGCCGCTTCAGCTTCAGCTTTTTGGTGATAAACCTGCCCGAGCTTTTTCATTTCGCTCAAAATCAGTGGCACAGAAAGCAACACCCAAAGCCCTTGCTGTAAGGAAATTTCAGGCCCCAAGTTAAGCTCGCCGAGCAGTGAAAAACCAATAAATACCGCAACTAAGGCTACCGATAAAGTGGCAAAAAAATCCAATACTGACGATGATAAAAATGCGACGCCTACCACCCGCATGGTGCGCTTGTTAAGTTGTTCACTGGCGTTATTAAGTAACCGCATTTGCGTGTTGTGTGCACGATAACTCGCCATTAAAGGCAGTGCATTGAGTCTATCGGTAAATAACCCGCCAAGCCGCTCAAGTGCCACAAAATGCTTGCGATGTAAGCTGGCGGCACCTTTCCCGACAATGACCATAAACAAAGGAACAATCGGCAGGGCTACAGCTAACCCCATACCTATGACAGGGTTTACGTAAAAAATAACCACTAGCGCCATCAAAGGGACAAGTACAGCAACATATTGCTGTACGCGGTAATCGAAAGCCCAGTTGGCGATAGCGCGAATATGCTTCACCCAAAGTGTTTGCCAGTAAAAAAGGGAATGTTGACGAATGAGGGCGTGCTGTTGCTCGGCGAAGATAAGTTGTAAGTTTTGCTCCATAGCCTGCATTAACTGGCTTTTGTATGACAACGTTAGCGTGTTCACTAACCCTTGAACTATCCAACAAATAAACAGCGCAACGCATAAACCTTTAATATGAAACAGGCTTGCTCTATGAGTATCGACCACCCATTCGTGCATGGCATGAGCGAAAAAATAGAAAGCGACAATCAGTGAAAAAAGAGACAGACACTTGACTAAAGTAATTATTAAAACCCGTCTGCGCACGCCAAGCTTGTGCGTATTATCGAGTTGATTAAACTTAGCTTGAAATGTCTGCCTGTCTAACTTTATCATTGACTTTATCGCACTGCCTATCTTTTAAAAGAGCGGGTTAAAATAACTGATTAAGTAAAGACAACGAGCCTTGAAAACACAAGGTCGTTGCCTTTTACGTTTTATATTACGCTATGAATATTAATCAGTTATTCGGCGTCTTCTGGACGGTCCATGTCTTCGGTAGACTCAAGCCACATGGCATTTAAAATACCGAATGAACATGCTAGCAGTACGCCGAGGATCCAAGTGAAATACCACATATGCTACTCCTTAATAAATAGTGTGAGATTGATCTAAGTCGCTATTTTTGACTCGGCCACGCATTACATAATAGCCATAGGCGGTATAGCACAAGATGATAGGCACAAAGATACAAGCCACAATGAACATGATATTTAGAGTTAAATGACTAGAGGTGGCATCCCATACCGTAAGACTAGCTTCTGGCATAGTGATACTGGGCATTAAGAACGGGAACATTGAGAAGCCCGCAGTTAAAATAACGCCAGTAATCAGTAGTGCACTTGAAACAAATGCCATCCCTGCATTCCCTTTGCGAGAAAACATGGCACATGCAAGCCCTGCTACCACACCTAATACAGGTGCAAGCATCATCCATGGATATCGTGAGTAGTTCGTCATCCATGCACCCGCTTCAATAGCGACTTCTTTTTTCATTGGATTTGAGGTGGCTAAGGTATCTACGGTAGAGGTAATGACAAAACCATCTAACCCAAAGGCTACCCACGCACCGGCAATCAAAAACAAGGCTACTGCCACTAGGCTTAATATAAACGACGTTACACGTGCTCTAGATTCAATGAAACCATCCGTTTTCATTTGTAACCAGGTAGCGCCGTGATTCAGTAAGATAGCCACTGACAATAATCCAGATACAAGCGCAAATGGAGTAAGCAAACCAAAGAAAGAGCCGGTGTACGTTGATTTAAGTGTGTTGTCGAATTCAAACGGCACACCTAATAACAAGTTACCAAAGGCCACGCCAAAAATAAGCGCAGGAATGAAACCACCAGCAAACAATGCCCAATCCCATGCTTTTCGCCACTGAGCATTTGGCAGTTTACTGCGATAATCAAATCCAATTGGACGCATCCAAAGCGCAATTAGCGTTAGCGCTAGGGCTAAGTAAAACCCTGAGAAAGCAGTAGCATAAATCATCGGCCAGGCTGCAAAAATGGCACCACCTGCCGTAATAAACCACACTTGATTTCCATCCCAATGCGGCCCAATGGTATTAATCATTACGCGACGTTCTTTGTCTGTTTTACCAATAATGGTCAGCAGTGAACCTACACCTAAATCGAACCCATCTGTTACTGCGAAACCAATCAATAGCACACCAATAAGGCACCACCAGGCTACGCGAAGAAATTCATAATCAATCATGCGTTTGCTCCTTTTGCATCAAAGTCGATTAGGTCGTCATCTTCATCACTATGATTATCTTCAGGCGGTACTGGCCCTTTTTTGGCGAACTTCTTCATCAAGTAAAAAGCAACAATGAACATTACAGTGTAAAACGCTGAGTAGGCGACTAACGTAGTAACAATGTCAGAAATAGACAAATTAGACGTTGATGCATGCACTGGCAGAATCTCTGCAATAGACCAAGGCTGGCGACCAAACTCAGCCACAAACCAACCGGCTTCACACGCAACCCAAGGCAGCGGCAAGCTATACAATGATGCTTTCAACAACCAGCGAGGCTGCGTAATTTTATGTTGAGTGCTGTAATAGAAGGCAGCCAAGAATACGGCTAGCATAATAAAGCCTGATACCACCATTAATCGGAAACTCCAAAATAAGGGGGCGACTTTAGGAATACTGTAATCTACTGCTTTTTGTAAGGCCGCTTCAGAAGGCTGTGTGACATCATCCGTAAATGGCTCTAATAACATGGCATAGCCCATATTATCTTTATGTGCGTCAAACAGGGCTTGTTCGTCTGCAGAAGCCGTTCCATCTCGAACACTATCGAGCAAACCGTACGCTTTAATACCATCAAGAATACGTAAGCGGTTTTCTGCTTTAATATCTTTTAAGCCTTTCACTTCCTCGGTAAGTGAACGAGTAGCAATAATGCCCATCGCCCAAGGAATTTGAAGTGCGTATTCGGTTTCCTCTTTTTCATCATTAGGAATACCAAATACGGTAAAAGGCGCAGGTGCTGGGTGGGTCTCATATTCCGCTTCAACCGCAGCCAATTTCACTTTTTGCACTTCACCTAATTCGTAACCACTTTCGTCACCAAGCACAATCACTGACAAGGTAGCCGCTAGGCCGAAGCTAGCCGCAATAGCGAAAGAACGACGGGCAAATGCGATATGCTTGTGGTTAAGTAGGTAATAACTAGAAATAGCCAATACAAACATGGCACCTGTTACGTAGCCCGCTGAGACGGTATGCACAAACTTTACTTGCGCGACAGGATTGAAGATAACCTCGGCAAAACTTGTCATTTCCATGCGCATGGCTTCAAAGTTAAATTCTGCGCCTACAGGGTATTGCATCCAACCATTGGCAATGAGTATCCATAGAGCTGAGAAGTTAGAACCAATAGCCACCAACCAAGTGGTCATTAAGTGTCTTCCCTTCGACATTTTATCCCAGCCGAAGAAGAACAATCCAACGAAAGTCGATTCTAGGAAGAACGCCATCAGACCTTCAATAGCCAGCGGTGCCCCAAAAATATCCCCTACATAGTGAGAATAGTAGGACCAATTCATACCGAACTGAAACTCCATAGTGAGGCCGGTAGCCACACCAATGGCGAAGTTAATACCAAACAACTTGCCCCAAAACTGAGTCATTTGTTTGTAAATTTCTTTGCCTGTCATCACATAAACGGATTCCATAATGGCAAGCATGAAACTCAACCCTAAGGTTAAGGGCACAAATATAAAGTGGAACATCGCAGTTAGCGCAAATTGCCACCGCGATAGCTCGACTAACGTATCGCTCATGGGTTTTCTCCCTAGTTAAAAAACAGTACGGCAAGCCGCTAAAATTCTTTTAAATCAATAACCTTAAAAATAAGGCCGCACCGTAAGACTTGTACTTCTGACGGAGGTTTAGCAAGCTTTGCGCCAGCTATGGCACGATTGCCCATCACCACCTGTATTCCCTACCATGCGGCGCAATTATTCCACTAAGTCGAACCAGCCGCGTTGATCCATCTCAAACAAGATGAGAGGAAATTGCGCCAAAAATGACAATTCCCGCCATTTTTGACAAATAAAAATTAAATGAAGTAATAGGTCAAAAAATCTGAAAGTGGAGGGTTTGCAAAAAGCACTGGAAAGGAATTAGGTGAATAGAAATAAGTAAAGAGAGTAAGAAGAAATAAGCGAGAGGCGATAGAGATGCAACTGAGCCAGTAAAGGCCCGTTGCATCTTCTAAATAAAGAAATGGCTATTCGGGTGAATAGGTAAGCGTGAAAGCCCCTCTTAAACTGCCCGGCGCTAAACCCGTGGCGGTATCTTCAGGGTATTTCTCTTTAATAATATCTAACACTGCTGGGGCCACGTTATTGCCATGACAGGCTGTACATACTTGCCCCGTAACAATCGCTGACATATAGCGCAATTCACCTGTTTCTTCATTCCACTGTGATGCCTCTAGCGGCATAGGCAATTGCTTAGATAAGGCATCTGCAAACTCGTGCAATTGGGTTTCTTCCCATGCATCTGGTTGGTTGTCTTGGTTACGCACTTGCAGCGCGGTGCGCCCTACCGTCCAACCATCCTTCTTGAGCGCTTCTGCAATAGGCCCAGCAGCCACATAGCACTCTTCTACCCCTGCTTCCAAACCACCTTTTGAAATAGCTTGCTGAAGCCTCGACTTTAACGCGCCCCCTAGTGCTTTGGCATTGCTACGTGCTTGATTTAGCTTATCTTCGGGGCCTGCCAGGGTGGTTTCAGTTGCGTGTTGTGTAGCTATGCTGTCTTGCGGCTGCGGCATTTCCGCCGCTAGCGCGGTTGATAGTACGATTAATAGTGAAGCAGATAAAAAGAACCCACTTATCACAACAGCCGTTAATCTCGTTTTCATATTCTTTTCCTCAATGGGGAGCATTACCTACCAAGATACGTACAAGGCTCGTGCCAATGTGATACCTTAAACCTAGATTAATTACCTTATGGGTGTAGGTTGTATCTATACCGCATGCGCACCCACCCCGTATCGCTAGGTGAAGCTGTTACATGAATATCTCGATTGTTCAGGCAATGATAGATGCCATCGATAAACCCGCTATTTTCATTAATCATCAGTATGTAATAGAGGCGGTTAACCAGCCTTATCGCAATACCTACCCTGTGGATATTATTCCGGGTAAAAGTCAGTGTTTTAAGGTGTCACACGGTAATACTAAGCCTTGTGATCAATGCGGTGAAAGCTGCCCTATTCAGCAATGCAAAGACACCGGCCGGACTGCAAGTGTGGTTCACATTCACACCACAAAAAGCGGTCAAAGCTATTGTGATATTCTCATGCGGCCGGTTCACGACGCTAATGGCGACCTGCTTGGTTACTTAGAAATATTAGATAAACTCGCGTTTGCATCAAATTACCCTACCAAGGGTAAAATGATAGGTGAGTCTGCCGCCTTTAAAGCCATGCTGAATAAAATTAATCGGGCCGCAAAATCCGATATAGCCGTGTTGCTTCAAGGCGAAACGGGCACAGGTAAAGAGCTGGTTTCTCATGCCCTGCACACCAGTAGCCACCGCGCTGAAAAACCTTTTGTGGTAATAGAGTGTACGGGGTTAGCTGATACGCTTTTTGAATCGGAGTTATTCGGCTACGAGAAAGGCGCTTTTACTGGCGCGCAATCAAACAAAAAAGGATTAGTTGATGCCGCCCAAGGCGGAACGCTATTTTTTGATGAAATTGGCGATGTGCCTCTTACCATGCAGGTGAAGTTACTACGGTTGTTTGAAACTCAAACCTACCGCCCAGTTGGAAGCGTGCAAGTAAAAAAAGCCGATTTCCGTTTAGTATGCGCTAGCCATAAAGACTTAAAATCCTTAGTGGAAAAAGGTGAATTCAGACAAGATCTTTACTACCGTATTGCAGGTTTCCCCATACACCTTCCGCCACTTCGTGAGCGTCAAAGCGACATTGAATTGCTGTGCAGCCACATGTTGCACGAACTGCCTTCGAAAAAGCGTTTACACAAATCCACTATTGAAATGCTAACCAACTATACCTACCCAGGTAACATTCGAGAGCTTAAAAATATTGTGGAACAAGCGTACTTGTTGGCAGATGAAAATGTAATTTACCCAACCGATTTGCCCGAGCTAGTTAGCGAACCCACTGTCCACACAAATGAAAGAGTCCTCACTCTGGAAGCTGCTGAAGCTAAGTACCTTGAAAAGGTAGTGGCAAAGCACGAAGGCAGTATAGACACTCTTGCCAATGCACTAGGTGTCAGCCAGCGGACGTTATATCGTAAGCTTCAATCGCTAGGGTTAAAGGTTAAGGGTTAAATAGCTCGCAGTAAAAACCCTTTCAACATCCTATTTTTAACGTATTATTAGATAAGTTCCGGTAGAAATAGAATACTGCTTTGCCATTGAAGTCATTATTTACACTGCTAGTATGCCTAACCCTGCTTTTGCAAAATGCGATGGCATTGGGGCTTGCGGCTGTTTCAATGGAAAAGGCCCAGCAATTTACTACCCAGTTTAACGACAGCAACAACGATATAGAACTTATCTGTACCGGTAATACCATGCGCTGGATATCATTAAGCGCGACTGAACATGCCGGTGAGTTTGTTTATGTTAGTGTCGATATTAGCAAAATACCGGTAGAACATATCGACTGTACCAATAGCCTACTTTCTGATTTACCCAACGCGGTAAAGTCACCTG
The nucleotide sequence above comes from Alteromonas naphthalenivorans. Encoded proteins:
- a CDS encoding Tll0287-like domain-containing protein, which gives rise to MKTRLTAVVISGFFLSASLLIVLSTALAAEMPQPQDSIATQHATETTLAGPEDKLNQARSNAKALGGALKSRLQQAISKGGLEAGVEECYVAAGPIAEALKKDGWTVGRTALQVRNQDNQPDAWEETQLHEFADALSKQLPMPLEASQWNEETGELRYMSAIVTGQVCTACHGNNVAPAVLDIIKEKYPEDTATGLAPGSLRGAFTLTYSPE
- a CDS encoding sigma-54 interaction domain-containing protein encodes the protein MIDAIDKPAIFINHQYVIEAVNQPYRNTYPVDIIPGKSQCFKVSHGNTKPCDQCGESCPIQQCKDTGRTASVVHIHTTKSGQSYCDILMRPVHDANGDLLGYLEILDKLAFASNYPTKGKMIGESAAFKAMLNKINRAAKSDIAVLLQGETGTGKELVSHALHTSSHRAEKPFVVIECTGLADTLFESELFGYEKGAFTGAQSNKKGLVDAAQGGTLFFDEIGDVPLTMQVKLLRLFETQTYRPVGSVQVKKADFRLVCASHKDLKSLVEKGEFRQDLYYRIAGFPIHLPPLRERQSDIELLCSHMLHELPSKKRLHKSTIEMLTNYTYPGNIRELKNIVEQAYLLADENVIYPTDLPELVSEPTVHTNERVLTLEAAEAKYLEKVVAKHEGSIDTLANALGVSQRTLYRKLQSLGLKVKG